A part of Babylonia areolata isolate BAREFJ2019XMU chromosome 6, ASM4173473v1, whole genome shotgun sequence genomic DNA contains:
- the LOC143282981 gene encoding sestrin-1-like isoform X2: protein MILMEDLMNANEAHIVPVDTANEEKQMVFVVSFLQNNRLEHLHQVMGCHPRYLQAFMKTQNYLLREDGPLPFPYRHYIAIMAAARHQCLYLVRLHAHDFLLQGGDPDWLRGLDSAPAKLRNLCEVNNILAHRPWLICKEHIEKLTRGNDTWSLSEVMQALIILAHFHSLCTFIYGCGITPEIDQGGCTLRPPSSSGDEESEDYASDSSTGGELNANMLEDTSLEALMERMRMLTETSSQDEGPSQEEMLKRFQSVENQSAEISVPTKEKTTSRKEEVVRFVTNSDLTYCDFAKRAPELEIPTFRAQDYSWEDQALSLANRLYSDIGNLLEERFNIACHLTYYTMGDNCEVDTSAFRQAIWYYIHCMYGIRHDDYDYAQVNQMLERNLKTYIKTVTCFPERITKKDYESVMREFKHSEKIHVNFMMTEARMQAELLYALRAVNRYMT, encoded by the exons ATGATACTTATGGAAGACTTGATGAATGCTAATGAAGCTCAT ATAGTTCCAGTTGACACGGCAAACGAAGAA AAACAGATGGTGTTCGTGGTGTCATTCCTGCAGAACAACCGTCTGGAGCACCTGCACCAGGTGATGGGCTGTCACCCCCGCTACCTGCAGGCCTTCATGAAGACCCAGAACTACCTGCTGAGGGAGGATGGGCCTCTGCCCTTCCCCTACAGACACTACATCGCCATTATG GCGGCAGCACGGCACCAGTGCCTCTACCTGGTACGGCTCCATGCCCACGACTTCCTCCTGCAGGGAGGCGACCCCGACTGGCTCAGAGGGCTGGACAGTGCCCCAGCCAAGCTGCGCAACCTGTGTGAGGTCAACAACATCCTGGCCCACCGACCCTGGCTCATCTGCAAAGAGCACATCGAG AAACTGACTCGAGGCAACGACACGTGGTCGCTCTCAGAGGTGATGCAGGCACTGATCATCCTGGCCCATTTCCACAGCCTCTGCACCTTCATCTACGGCTGTGGCATCACGCCGGAGATTGACCAAGGGGGGTGCACTCTgcgtcctccctcctcctccggaGACGAGGAGAGTGAAGACTACGCCAGTGACTCGTCGACAGGAGGGGAGCTCAATGCCAAc ATGCTGGAGGACACAAGCCTGGAGGCCCTGATGGAGAGGATGCGGATGCTGACGGAGACCAGCTCTCAGGACGAGGGGCCCAGCCAGGAGGAGATGCTCAAACGCTTTCAGAGCGTCGAGAACCAGAGCGCTGAAA TTTCAGTGCCAACGAAGGAGAAGACGACGTCTCGTAAAGAGGAGGTGGTGCGGTTTGTGACGAACAGTGACCTGACGTACTGTGACTTCGCCAAGCGAGCCCCCGAGCTGGAGATCCCCACGTTCCGCGCCCAGGACTACTCGTGGGAGGACCAGGCGCTGTCCCTCGCCAACCGCCTCTACAGCGACATCGGCAACCTGCTGGAGGAGCGCTTCAACATCGCCTGCCACCTCACCTACTACAC GATGGGGGATAACTGCGAGGTGGACACATCAGCGTTCAGACAGGCCATCTGGTACTACATCCACTGTATGTATGGTATCCGTCATGACGACTACGACTATGCCCAGGTGAACCAGATGTTGGAGAGAAACCTGAAGACCTACATCAAGACAGTCACCTGCTTTCCTGAACGCATCACCAAGAAGGACTATGAGAGCGTGATGAGGGAATTTAAACACTCAGAAAAG ATTCACGTCAACTTCATGATGACAGAGGCGCGCATGCAAGCGGAATTGCTGTACGCCCTGCGAGCTGTCAACCGCTACATGACGTAG